A region from the Caldicellulosiruptor naganoensis genome encodes:
- the cas2 gene encoding CRISPR-associated endonuclease Cas2, whose protein sequence is MYTILVYDVNEKRVAKALKVCRKYLNWVQNSVFEGEISEAKLKKLKFELSQKLNLEEDSVIIYNFQSRLYSQREILGVEKNNLDRFI, encoded by the coding sequence TTGTACACAATCCTCGTGTACGATGTCAATGAAAAGCGTGTTGCAAAAGCATTAAAGGTGTGCCGAAAATACCTCAACTGGGTGCAAAACTCTGTGTTTGAAGGTGAGATTTCAGAGGCAAAGCTGAAAAAGCTAAAGTTTGAGCTTTCTCAAAAGCTAAACCTTGAAGAAGACTCTGTTATTATTTACAACTTTCAAAGTCGCCTCTATTCCCAAAGAGAAATACTTGGTGTTGAGAAAAACAACTTAGACAGATTTATTTAA
- the cas1b gene encoding type I-B CRISPR-associated endonuclease Cas1b — protein MKRPIYIFSDGSLRRKNNTLYFESEGVQKFIPVENTSEIYIFGEVELNKRFLEFLTQSEIILHFFNRYGYYVGSFYPREYLNSGYMILKQAEHYLDPNKRLYLAKAFVEGAYKNMRQILKYYQSRGIDDLKIYIEQIENLFSKINYTNDINSLMAIEGNIRQTYYSAFDLIIDKDEFKFEKRSKRPPKNALNTLISFGNSMMYTIVLSEIYRTHLDPRIGYLHATNFRRFTLNLDVAEIFKPIIVDRLIFSIISKNMLKPEHFEQDLEGIVITDFAKKLFIDELEQRLSTTISVKNIGNYVSYRQLIRIELYKIEKHLMGEKEYQPYVTQW, from the coding sequence ATGAAAAGACCAATTTACATTTTTTCAGATGGTAGCTTGAGAAGAAAAAACAACACTCTGTATTTTGAAAGTGAAGGTGTGCAAAAGTTCATACCTGTCGAAAACACTTCTGAGATTTATATCTTTGGAGAAGTTGAGCTGAACAAAAGATTTTTAGAGTTTTTGACTCAAAGTGAGATAATTCTACACTTTTTCAACAGGTATGGCTACTACGTTGGAAGCTTTTATCCACGTGAGTACCTAAACTCTGGATACATGATTCTAAAACAAGCTGAACATTATCTTGACCCTAACAAAAGACTTTACCTTGCAAAAGCATTTGTGGAAGGCGCATACAAAAATATGAGACAAATATTAAAATATTATCAAAGCCGTGGGATTGATGACCTGAAAATTTATATAGAGCAAATAGAAAACTTATTCAGCAAAATCAACTACACAAATGATATAAACTCCCTTATGGCAATTGAAGGAAACATTAGGCAAACCTATTACTCAGCCTTTGACCTCATCATAGACAAAGATGAGTTCAAGTTTGAAAAAAGGTCAAAACGCCCACCAAAAAATGCACTCAATACACTAATTAGTTTTGGCAATTCAATGATGTACACAATTGTTCTTTCAGAAATTTACAGAACTCATCTTGACCCACGGATAGGATATCTTCACGCTACAAATTTCAGAAGATTTACACTCAACTTAGACGTTGCTGAAATCTTCAAGCCAATAATTGTCGACAGGCTTATCTTTTCAATAATCTCAAAGAACATGTTAAAGCCCGAGCACTTTGAACAGGACTTAGAGGGAATAGTTATCACAGATTTTGCCAAAAAGCTTTTTATTGATGAACTTGAACAAAGACTCTCAACAACAATCTCTGTTAAGAACATTGGTAATTATGTCTCATACAGGCAGCTTATAAGAATTGAGCTTTATAAGATTGAAAAGCATCTCATGGGCGAAAAGGAATATCAGCCATATGTAACCCAATGGTAA
- the cas4 gene encoding CRISPR-associated protein Cas4: MEKAFDIKGSIVQAYIVCKRQAWLLSRNIGPSSDNPFLEIGKLISQEYYKNDKKEVYFDGVVLDLIRQEDEVLLVGEIKRSSRAKNAAILQLKFYLYKLFKNNIKARGKLLIPEEKKTFDVELTTDDIEEIETLTEEIALFLYSQLPPQPQKIKACSKCSYKEFCWA, from the coding sequence TTGGAAAAGGCTTTTGACATCAAAGGTTCGATTGTACAAGCATACATTGTTTGCAAAAGACAGGCGTGGCTTTTGTCGCGAAATATCGGTCCATCGTCAGACAATCCATTTTTGGAGATAGGCAAGTTAATATCGCAAGAGTATTACAAGAATGATAAAAAAGAAGTCTACTTTGACGGGGTAGTTTTAGACCTTATCAGGCAAGAAGATGAAGTCTTACTGGTTGGGGAAATTAAAAGATCATCACGTGCAAAGAATGCTGCAATCTTGCAGTTAAAATTCTACCTGTATAAGCTCTTTAAAAACAACATTAAAGCGCGTGGCAAACTTCTTATTCCTGAAGAGAAAAAGACTTTTGATGTTGAACTCACTACTGACGATATAGAAGAAATAGAAACTCTTACAGAAGAGATTGCTTTATTTTTGTACTCTCAATTACCACCCCAACCACAGAAAATCAAAGCATGTTCAAAATGTTCGTATAAGGAGTTTTGCTGGGCATGA
- the csx20 gene encoding CRISPR-associated protein Csx20: MNRLFLIFNHTLTEEQEKEAREVLGVEEIISLPQDLQNFWSNIPPDVDLNEEMFKPIVSFLSRNKSQNLNYCLIQGDFGATVYLVSWCFKNGFIPIYATTKRTAQEVIKPDGSVELIKIFKHERFRRYILCS; the protein is encoded by the coding sequence TTGAATAGGCTGTTTTTGATATTTAATCACACTCTCACAGAAGAACAGGAAAAAGAAGCAAGAGAGGTGCTTGGAGTTGAGGAGATAATTTCACTTCCTCAAGATTTGCAGAATTTTTGGAGCAACATACCGCCGGATGTTGATTTAAATGAGGAAATGTTCAAGCCTATTGTTTCATTTTTGAGTAGAAACAAAAGCCAAAACCTCAACTACTGCCTCATTCAAGGAGATTTTGGCGCAACAGTATATCTTGTCAGCTGGTGCTTCAAAAACGGTTTTATTCCTATTTATGCCACAACTAAAAGAACAGCTCAAGAAGTTATAAAGCCAGACGGTTCTGTTGAATTAATAAAGATCTTCAAGCATGAGAGATTCAGAAGATATATCCTTTGCAGCTAA
- the spoVAE gene encoding stage V sporulation protein AE, giving the protein MDYLMAFVVGGLICVAGQILIDKTKLTSARMLVLFVTLGAILQCLGLYQKLVDIADAGTTVPLPGFGYSLAKAATEEVKKIGLTGAFTGGVSRTAGGIAAAVFFGYVIALIFNPKSK; this is encoded by the coding sequence ATGGATTATTTAATGGCATTTGTAGTTGGCGGGCTTATCTGTGTTGCTGGTCAGATTTTGATTGACAAGACAAAACTGACATCTGCAAGGATGCTTGTGCTTTTTGTAACCCTTGGCGCAATCTTGCAATGTCTTGGGCTTTACCAAAAACTTGTTGATATTGCAGATGCTGGGACAACAGTCCCTCTCCCTGGCTTTGGATATTCTTTAGCAAAAGCTGCTACTGAAGAGGTGAAGAAAATTGGGCTTACAGGAGCATTCACAGGGGGAGTCTCAAGGACAGCTGGCGGCATTGCCGCAGCTGTGTTTTTTGGGTATGTAATAGCGCTTATTTTTAATCCTAAGAGTAAGTAG
- the spoVAC gene encoding stage V sporulation protein AC, whose amino-acid sequence MNLKEKKAKEYQDMVKAHEPRTNLLKNCIFAFVVGGIICDIGQAFLNLYSMYFPKDEAQTLTSITMIFLGAFLTGIGVYDKIGRFAGAGSIVPITGFSNSIVSPAVEYKKEGFVFGVGSKMFLIAEPVLVCRISTSILIGFVCYFVKIFPKI is encoded by the coding sequence GTGAACCTTAAAGAAAAGAAGGCAAAAGAGTATCAAGATATGGTAAAAGCCCATGAGCCAAGGACAAACCTTCTCAAAAACTGCATATTTGCCTTTGTTGTCGGTGGAATTATTTGTGATATTGGTCAAGCCTTTTTAAACCTATATTCAATGTACTTTCCAAAAGATGAGGCACAGACACTTACATCCATCACAATGATTTTCCTTGGCGCGTTTTTGACAGGAATTGGCGTGTATGACAAAATAGGCAGGTTTGCAGGGGCTGGCAGCATTGTTCCAATCACCGGTTTTTCAAACTCAATTGTTTCACCTGCTGTTGAGTACAAAAAGGAAGGATTTGTGTTTGGAGTTGGCAGCAAGATGTTCTTGATTGCAGAACCTGTTTTGGTCTGTAGAATATCCACCTCAATACTGATTGGTTTTGTGTGCTATTTTGTCAAAATTTTTCCAAAGATTTAA
- a CDS encoding DUF1659 domain-containing protein: MAANPLTGNLLIKLQNGTTSTGKIKVKTLSYDIRPDAQDLDVYQVAQAIASLQTKPLYTVVRQNNFELVY; the protein is encoded by the coding sequence ATGGCAGCAAATCCACTTACAGGAAATCTTTTGATTAAACTTCAAAATGGGACAACTTCAACTGGCAAAATCAAAGTCAAAACACTCTCTTATGACATCCGACCAGATGCGCAGGATTTGGATGTTTATCAGGTTGCTCAAGCTATAGCAAGCCTTCAGACAAAGCCACTTTACACAGTCGTCAGACAGAACAACTTTGAGCTTGTGTACTGA
- a CDS encoding DUF2922 domain-containing protein gives MLTLVLTFRLQNGKTFRLSIPDPKSNLTAQEVENVMNLIIQKNIFSVSAPIVEKVSARIIDRNVNQLIG, from the coding sequence GTGCTCACTTTGGTTTTGACATTCAGGCTTCAAAATGGCAAGACATTCAGGCTTTCAATTCCAGACCCCAAAAGCAATTTGACAGCACAAGAAGTTGAAAATGTAATGAATTTGATAATCCAGAAGAACATTTTTTCAGTGTCTGCACCAATTGTTGAGAAGGTTTCAGCAAGAATTATAGACAGAAATGTAAATCAGCTCATTGGCTAA